The proteins below are encoded in one region of Ereboglobus luteus:
- a CDS encoding glycoside hydrolase family 88 protein: MPKHSLIILCLAATALAATIGAAPEKFSGSTPLQWSVRYANSEASRLSATNEYGMPKGKWNYANFLELRSMLYLDDRLAEPKPRYRAFVQATTDSFLSDDGRSVARFKPGEYSIDDIAPGVTVQYLYRTDKNERYRNTIELMRRQLDPGKHPRVSEGAFWHKKRYPHQIWLDGLYMGSPLYAEYTATLEAPEKRQAAYDDIALQFRISAKHTHDKKTGLYYHAWDESREQGWANKETGQSPNFWSRAIGWYSMAIVDVLDFLPDETAADKTRRAELITILKSVLDGVIKYQDPESGCWWQVTDQAHRRGNYLEATATAMFAYTMAKAMNHGYIDRATYEAPALKAYGGLIETLVKVNADGSIDLTQCCAVAGLGYGRDGSYEYYLSEPIINNDPKGSGPFILAGIEFDRLLDINETPKTLPSSPVFKIGTIRATPQKRLSREELNAVAAAANDPWARVPGILSRINAPGFPDRVYSIVEYGAPVDGKGDSTEAIRRAISACNTAGGGTVLVPPGTFVTGPIYLKSNVNLHLEGGSRLLFKTDPDAYMPVVFTRWEGVELMNFSPLIYAYEEENIAITGDGVLDGQAGNENWWPMSDIAKGRRPGVASRKKLMREANEPIEKMDPNKRVYGKGETLRPPFIQTYKCENILIEGITLNRMPFWGIHPVLCTNTIIRGVKIVSHGPNNDGIDPESCTDMLIENVHFDTGDDCIAIKSGRNNDGRRLNAPSQNIIIRNCVMKDGHGGVAIGSEISGGCRNVYIEDCRMDSPNLERALRIKTNAVRGGVIDNINMRNTRVGRVSDSVVSINFWYEEADKGGHMPTVRNITVQNITSQSSPRALTFKGFPDNPIRYVTLRDCTFNGVEGADIIQHIEGLVQENVTINRITAANKPSASKKKK; the protein is encoded by the coding sequence ATGCCGAAACATTCGCTGATTATTCTCTGCCTCGCGGCCACCGCCCTTGCCGCCACAATCGGAGCCGCCCCGGAAAAGTTCTCGGGATCAACGCCCCTTCAATGGTCGGTGCGCTACGCAAACTCCGAGGCCTCGCGCCTCTCCGCCACCAATGAATACGGCATGCCCAAAGGCAAGTGGAACTACGCCAATTTTCTCGAACTGCGCTCGATGCTCTATCTCGACGACCGCCTCGCCGAACCCAAGCCGCGCTACCGTGCCTTTGTCCAAGCCACCACCGATTCGTTTCTCTCCGATGACGGCAGGAGCGTGGCCAGGTTCAAACCCGGGGAATACAGCATCGACGACATCGCGCCCGGCGTGACTGTGCAGTATCTTTATCGCACCGACAAAAACGAGCGCTACCGCAACACCATCGAACTCATGCGCCGCCAGCTCGACCCCGGCAAACATCCGCGCGTGAGCGAGGGCGCATTCTGGCACAAGAAACGCTACCCTCACCAAATCTGGCTCGACGGTCTCTACATGGGTTCGCCCCTCTACGCCGAATACACCGCAACCCTCGAAGCTCCCGAAAAACGCCAGGCCGCCTACGACGACATCGCCCTGCAATTCCGCATCAGCGCCAAGCACACCCACGACAAAAAAACCGGACTCTATTACCACGCGTGGGACGAATCCCGCGAACAAGGCTGGGCCAACAAGGAAACAGGCCAGTCGCCCAATTTCTGGAGCCGCGCCATCGGCTGGTATTCCATGGCGATTGTCGATGTGCTCGATTTTCTTCCCGATGAAACCGCCGCCGACAAGACCCGGCGCGCCGAGCTTATCACCATCCTGAAAAGCGTTCTCGACGGCGTTATCAAATATCAGGACCCCGAGTCCGGCTGCTGGTGGCAGGTCACCGACCAGGCACATCGCCGCGGCAACTACCTCGAAGCCACCGCCACGGCCATGTTTGCCTACACGATGGCCAAGGCCATGAATCACGGCTACATCGACCGCGCTACCTACGAGGCTCCCGCGCTCAAGGCCTACGGCGGGCTCATCGAAACGCTCGTCAAGGTCAACGCCGACGGCTCCATTGATCTCACGCAATGCTGCGCGGTCGCCGGCCTCGGCTACGGACGCGACGGTTCATACGAATACTATCTCAGCGAACCCATCATCAACAACGACCCCAAGGGCTCCGGTCCGTTTATTCTCGCCGGCATCGAATTCGACCGGCTCCTCGACATCAACGAAACGCCAAAAACACTTCCCTCCAGCCCCGTTTTTAAAATCGGCACCATCCGCGCAACTCCGCAGAAACGCCTCTCGCGCGAGGAACTCAACGCCGTCGCGGCCGCCGCGAACGATCCCTGGGCTCGCGTGCCCGGCATCCTCTCACGTATCAACGCACCGGGTTTCCCCGACCGCGTGTATTCAATCGTTGAATACGGCGCGCCCGTTGACGGCAAGGGCGACTCGACCGAGGCGATCCGCCGCGCCATCTCCGCCTGCAACACCGCCGGGGGCGGCACCGTGCTCGTCCCGCCCGGCACTTTTGTCACCGGCCCGATTTACCTGAAGAGCAACGTCAACCTCCACCTCGAGGGCGGTTCGCGCCTCCTTTTCAAAACCGATCCCGACGCCTACATGCCCGTTGTCTTCACGCGCTGGGAAGGCGTCGAGCTGATGAATTTCTCGCCGCTCATCTACGCCTATGAGGAAGAAAACATCGCGATCACCGGCGACGGCGTTCTCGACGGTCAGGCGGGCAATGAAAACTGGTGGCCGATGAGCGACATCGCCAAGGGCAGGCGCCCCGGCGTCGCCAGCCGCAAAAAACTCATGCGCGAGGCTAATGAGCCCATTGAAAAAATGGATCCCAACAAACGCGTTTACGGCAAAGGCGAAACACTCCGCCCGCCGTTCATCCAAACCTACAAATGCGAAAACATCCTCATCGAAGGCATCACGCTCAACCGCATGCCATTCTGGGGAATTCATCCCGTGCTCTGCACCAACACCATCATTCGCGGAGTCAAAATCGTCTCGCACGGTCCCAACAACGACGGCATCGACCCCGAGTCCTGCACCGACATGCTCATCGAAAACGTGCATTTCGACACCGGCGATGATTGCATCGCAATCAAGTCGGGTCGCAACAACGACGGCCGCCGCCTCAACGCGCCCTCGCAAAACATCATCATCCGCAACTGCGTGATGAAGGACGGCCACGGCGGTGTTGCCATCGGCAGCGAAATCAGCGGCGGCTGCCGCAATGTCTACATTGAGGACTGCCGCATGGACAGCCCCAACCTCGAACGAGCCCTTCGCATCAAAACCAACGCCGTGCGCGGCGGCGTGATCGACAACATCAACATGCGCAACACCCGTGTCGGTCGTGTCTCCGACTCCGTCGTAAGCATCAACTTCTGGTATGAGGAGGCGGACAAGGGCGGGCACATGCCAACCGTGCGCAACATCACCGTTCAAAACATCACCAGCCAGTCCAGCCCGCGAGCCCTCACCTTCAAGGGATTTCCCGACAACCCAATCCGCTACGTGACCCTGCGCGACTGCACCTTCAATGGAGTCGAAGGTGCTGACATCATCCAGCACATTGAGGGGCTTGTTCAGGAAAACGTGACCATCAACCGCATCACCGCCGCGAACAAACCTTCGGCCTCCAAAAAGAAAAAGTAA